The Acetobacter oryzifermentans genomic interval AACTATTCTTGCAGAACCTCCTGTTTCTTTGGTGGATAAAAATGTGAAGGCACATGGTACAGAAGCTGTTGCCAAAGCATATTTAGAGTTTTTGTTTAGTCCGGAAGGACAAAAAATTGGTGCCAAACATTATTTTCGTCCGGTAGATCCGGCAGTGTTGGCGGACTATGGGCAGGTGTTTCCAAAGGTCGAAACATTTGATGTCGCTAGTCTGGGGGGATGGACAAAGCTACAAAAAGACCATTTCTCAAACGGTGGTATTTTTGACAGCCTTTATAGATAGATATCTATCTATAAAGTATTTTTTTGATATTAGATGAAAGATGGCGCTGGCATGTATTGCTGGCGCCATGTTCGTGGGGAAACACCGCTCCATTTGCGGAATGCTCTGCTGAACGCACTCGTTTCTGAATATCCCAGTAGTCTGGCAATTTGGCTGATATCATTTTCTGGTTGTTGTAGAAACACACATGCCTGTTTATAGCGCGTGGTTTCTACCAGATCAGAATAAGATATTCCAAGATATGCAAGTCTTCTCTGCAAAGTCCAAACCGGCATGTTCAAGCGCGCAGATAATTGGGTTAGATGGCCGCCTTCTGGTAAAATTTCTTCAAGTGCTAACAAAACATGCTCTTTAAAAGATATGTGCGGGTGAGGCGTGCTGTATCCGTTGCGAGAGAGTGAGATCAGAGACGCTTTTACAATTTCCAGCGTATGCGGTTGTGCGTCTGGCATCGCGCATTCCAAACCAACATCACGGAAAATAAGAGCATTGGTTGGGCGGTCAAAGCGGATAGTAGCCTGAAAGGCATCTTGGTGCTCGTGCGCCTGCTCAGGTTGCGCATGTGCAAAATGCACTTCTTCTGGTTGCCACGTAGGCCCTAAAGCATAGCGTAGCACATTGCAAAACATGCCTAGTGTAAGTTCTGCATCTTGCCGTCGTTCTGTAATGGTTGGGTCTGTAATAGCGTATTCAAGCCGCAATAGGTTGCCTTGGCGCACAAGGCGTGTGTGCGTGCAGCTTTGATGGTAGATGAAATGCGTTGCAAGGTTATGAATGGCGTCTTTTACCGTGGGTGAAAGAAGCGCCACAAACCCGATTAACCCCAATGTTTGTGGTTGAAACTGCTGCCCAAACCATAGCCCCAGATTACCGTTCTGGGTTTCCTTCGCGGCTTCAGTAAACAGGCGGCAATATGCGTTCAGGTTTAGCATATCCGTGGGCAAGGCTAATTTGCCCGGAGCCAACCCAGCGCGGCCAGCAATGCGGTCAATATCCCCCCCATGGTTTGTAATAAAGCCTTCTGCGCCAGAAGCAGCGGCGGCCATAACACCAGAGGCAGAAAAGGCGGGCAGGGGAGACATTGCTATCCTTTGTTTAAAGCGAGAGTGTGATCTGCAGCCTGCTTTGTTATGAAATGTTAAAAATATGTAGCGAGCAGTCAAGTCGCAAATCATTTCCATATGATATCATTCCGAAGTAGATATGATTTTAATGCATGCAGAAAGCGAGTCCTATCTCTTTCGTGTGTAGCTAAGGAGTTCCTTCAATGGTGTATCGTTGCATTCTGGGAGGTGAGACATACAGCTTCGATGATCTGAAAACGTTGCTGGCAGTTGCATCATCCGAACGCTCGGGAGACCAGTTGGCCGGTGTTGCGGCGCAGTCGGATGTACAGCGCATAGCTGCACGTTATGCCTTGGCGGATCTACCATTGCAGACATTTTTGGACGTTGCGCTCGTTCCGTATGAGGAAGATGAGGTGACGCGCCTTATTATGGATACGCATGATAAGGCCGCCTTTGCACCGCTTGCACATATGACAGTCGGTCAGTTTCGGGATTGGCTGCTCTCGCACGAAGCTGATACCGCAACACTTGCTGCTGTTGCAGCGGGTATCACGCCAGAAATGGCTGCGGCAGTTAGCAAGTTGATGCGTAATCAGGATTTAATGAGCGTAGCGCGCAAAATTCGTGTGATCACGGGTTTTAGAAATACCATTGGTTTAGAAGGATGTTTATCATCTCGCTTGCAACCTAATCACCCTACGGATGATCTTAAGGGAATTGCTGCGTCAACACTGGATGGTTTGTTGTACGGTATGGGTGATGCTGTTATTGGCATTAACCCAGCTACAGATAGTGTAGCAAATGGCATGGCTTTACTGGATATGTTGGATCATGCGCGTCAGCGTTATGATATTCCGACACAGACCTGTGTGCTCACGCATGTAACCAATACATTGGAAATCATGAATAAGGGCGGAGCAGTAGATCTGGTTTTTCAATCTATTGCAGGTACACAAAAGGCCAATGAAGGATTTGGAATTAACCTTTCTATTCTGGCAGAAGCGCAAGATGCTGCGATAGGGCTTAAACGTGGCACGGTTGGCCAGAATGTCATGTATTTTGAGACGGGCCAAGGGGCGGCTCTTTCAGCCAATGCGCATCATGGTATGGATCAGCAAACAGCAGAGGCGCGGGCTTATGCTGTTGCACGTGCGTATAATCCCTTACTGGTAAACACAGTTGTTGGATTTATTGGCCCTGAATATCTGTATGATGGTAAGCAGATTATCCGTGCCGGTTTGGAAGACCATTTCTGTGCCAAGCTGTTAGGTGTGCCAATGGGGTGTGATGCCTGTTACACTAACCATGCTGAGGCGGATCAGGATGATATGGATAACCTGATGGTGCTGCTTGGCGCAGCGGGTATTACCTTTCTGATAGGCGTGCCAGGCGCTGATGATGTGATGCTGAATTATCAGAGTCTTTCGTTTCATGACATTCTGACATTACGCAACTTACTAGGGCTAAAGCCCGCTCCAGAATTTGCGACATGGTTGGAGCAAATGGAACTGTATAACGGCAAGCACAACCGCATGCGGGAACTAGCGCCGGGGCAAACCCGCCTTGGGCAGTTGGTTGGTGCAGTATGATAGATAAAAAACTGCTTTCTACGGGACCATCCATGCCAGAAAAACGTGATGACTGGCAAGATTTACGCCAGTTTACGCGGGCTAGAATTGGCTTGAGTCGTTCAGGAAATGCACAATGCACAAAAGATGTTTTGGCGTTTCAGGAATCGCATTCCAAGGCTCGGGATGCTGTGCATATTCCTTTGGATATTGCCTATTTACAGGCAGAAATGGGAGATGCGCCAATTATCTGCGTTTCCAGTCAAGCACCAGATCGGCAAACTTATTTGCGCCGTCCAGATCTGGGGCGCAAGCTGAACGGCGCATCACTTGAGGTTTTGCCTCATGCAGACTGGGATGTTGTCTTTGTTGCGGCGGATGGACTGTCTTCTATTGCAATACAGAAAGAAGCCCTGCCGCTGTATCGGGCAATGTGCAAACGGTTGCTGGGGTGGCGTATTGCACCTTTGGTTGTGGCAACGCAAAGCAGAGTAGCTTTGGGTGATGAAATTGCCCAGACAATGGGCGCAAAAATTGTTGTCATGATGATTGGGGAGCGCCCCGGCTTAAGTGTTGCCGACAGTATGGGGGTGTATCTGACATATGCGCCTTATGTAGGCTGCCCAGATTCTTCCAGAAACTGTCTCTCAAATATTCATACATATGGCCTTTCTACGTCTGCTGCGGCTGACAAACTCACCTGGTTGATGCAGGAAGCCATGCGTTTGAAAGAAACAGGAATTGGTTTGAAAGATTCTTCCCCAGAGAATGGAATAATCGAAAATACACCGAAGATTTCTTGATAATTCTCTGACACAAAAGGATGTACTGAAGCATGGGTGAGGGTTCAACGCATCTCAACAAATCTCTAAGCACGTTCCATCTATGGGGTATTGCTGTTGGTCTGGTTATTTCCGGGGAGTATTTTGGCTGGAGCTATGGCTGGGGTACCGCTGGAACTTTAGGGTTTTTGGTAGCCACAGTTTTTGTGGCGATTATGTACACGGCTTTTATCTTCAGTTTTACAGAACTTACCTGTGCCATCCCGCATGCTGGTGGCCCATTTGCTTATAGTTTTCGTGCATTGGGGCGTTGGGGTGGTTTGTTAGCAGGGCTTGCCACGCTGGTTGAATTTATTTTTGCACCCCCAGCCATTGCGTTGGCTATTGGCGCGTACCTGAATGTGCAGTTTCCAAACCTCTCCCCTAAAGTTGCGGCGTTGGGGGCGTATTTGGTGTTCATGACACTAAATATTGTGGGGGTGCATATTGCTGCTACATTTGAACTGTTTGTAACAATAGCTGCTATTATAGAGCTTCTTGTGTTTATGGGGGTCGTGGCACCAGCCTTTTCATGGCATAACTTTCTGCAGAATGGCTGGGGCGTTGCACCGCATTTTGGCTGGACAGCTATGGGCGGTATTTTTGCAGCCATTCCATTTGCTATCTGGTTTTTTCTGGCCATTGAAGGCGTGGCTATGGCAGCAGAAGAAGCAAAAGATCCGCGCCGTTCCATTCCCATCGCTTATATTGCAGGTGTGCTTACGCTTGTTTCATTGGCATTTGGTGTCATGCTTTTTGCTGGTGGTGTGGGGGATTGGCATACGCTTGCCAATTTGAATGATCCTTTGCCACAAGCCATGAAGGCCGTTGTGGGCAGCAACAGCGGATGGTTGCACATGTTGGTGTGGCTGGGGCTGTTTGGTTTGGTTGCCTCCTTGCATGGTATTATCATGGGGTATGGTCGGCAGATATTTGCATTGGCGCGTGCAGGGTTCTTGCCTGCTGTGTTGGGCAAGTTGCATCCACGTTTCAAAACGCCTTATACGGCCACGCTGGCTGGTGGCAGTATCGGGATTGCAGCTATCTTTTCGGATGACATTATCTCTATCAATGGGCAGTCTTTAACGGCCACATTGGTTACGATGTCTGTGTTTGGCGCTTTGACTATGTATCTGCTGAGTATGATCAGCTTGTTTCGTTTGCGCCTGAAAGAACCTGCTTTGTCTCGCCCCTATCGGGCGCCGTTGTATCCGGTTTTGCCAGCTATCGCGTTGCTTGGTGCCATTATTTCGCTTGTAGCGGTTATTTATTATAATCTTACGATATTTTTCATATATGTTGGGTTTATCGCGGTTATTACATGTTTTTTCATGGCGTTTTCGCGCAAATCACAATCAGATATTTAATGCTGCTAGAGATTATATAATAAAGCATTGCTGGATTAGATTTTATTAGCCCTTTACTGTTGTGTTATAACGTTTGAGTATGCTCAGGCGTTATAACACATTTTATTTTTAATCACTTTATCCTTGCGTAAATTGAGAATGTAAATGCATCTCAAGCCTTGCATGTGGTGTCATGCAAAGGCATATAATCACGAAAAAGTGATCATGACACGACAAGATACAGACTGCTATGCCGGAAGTTCCTAGACCTCGGTAGGATTGTTGCGTTTCAGGCAAGCCAGATATGAATATAGTGTTTGACAAGCCGCAAATTTGTGCAAGAAACAGGACTAAAATGATCTTGTTTATGCGGTTTTGAATTGCATTCTGAATGGCTTGCATTGTTCAGGTAAAATATGTGGTTTTTTGCAGGTGCAGGGTGAGTAAGATGTTATTTTAAAACAGTATCTGCAGATGTTGGAGCAACGATTATTTCAAAATTTCTTAAAAGGATTCCCTGATGAAGCGGGAAGTCAGTAGTTTAACCCATGCTGCTGTTGTGGGTGTGCTTATAGGGCTGTCAGGATGCGATCAAAAGGCATCTGCCCCTGAAATGCCGCCGCAAAGTGTGCAGATTCAGGTTATGAAAAAGCAGTCTGTTGCGGTGCATACCTCTCTTCCCGGTCGTACGGATGCTTTTGAAATTGCACAGGTTCGCCCGCAGGTTACAGGTGTTATTGAAAAACGGTTGTTCCGCGAAGGTGCTGATGTTGTTGCAGGCCAACAACTGTACCAGATTGATCCTTCACGTTATAAAGCGGTGTATGACACAGCTCGTGGGCAGTTGGCAGAAGCTCAGGCTGCCGAGGTTACAGCGCGCGCCAAGCTGAACCGCTACCGTGGGCTTGTGCAGTCTCATGCTATTAGCCAGCAGGACTATGATGATGCCCTGGCAGCGGAAAAGGAAGCCCAAGGGCGTATCCTAAACGCGCAGGGGCAGGTAGAAAGCGCACAGGTAAATCTGGGCTATACAAAAATGTATGCGCCTATTTCTGGCCGGATCAGCCGTACGCTGATAACCGTTGGTGCGTTGGTTACCGCAAACCAGACAGATAATACGGCCATTATCACGCGGCTGGACCCCATATATGTTGACGTTAATCTGCCAGCCATCACGCTGTTGCGCCTTAAGCGTGAACTGGCGGAAGGGCGTATTCAACGGCAGGAAGATGGTAAGGTGCCGGTACAGGTTACGCTAGAAGATGGCTCTGCATATGAGCACATCGGTCAGATGGCGCTTTCTGAAGTAAACGTGGATACGGCTACGGCCACTGTTATCGTACGCGCTATTATGCCCAACCCAGATAAGCTGTTGCTCCCCGGTATGTACGTACACGCCCAGTTGGATGAGGGTGTGGACCCCGCAGCGCTTGTTGTGCCGCAAGATGCCGTAACCCGTAATACACATGGGGACCCGCAGGTGTGGGTGGTGAAACCCGATAACACGGTCGATTTACGCCAGATCACCACGGGGCAAACCGTTGGCGCCAATTGGATTGTGACATCCGGGCTAAAGGAAGGCGAACGTATTGTTGTGGAAGGGCTGCAGAAAGTAACGCCCGGAGCCAAGGTTGATCCGCACGAAGAGGCATCTCAGCCAGCAGCCAAAGCCACTAGCCCCGTAGATCAGAACTCTCAAAAGAGCCAGTAACCAGCATGAGCCTTTCACGCTTCTTTATTGATCGGCCAATTTTTGCGTGGGTGATCAGTCTTATTATTATGCTGGTTGGGGGGCTGTCTATTTTTCGGCTGCCTATTTCCCAGTACCCTAGCATTGCGCCGCCGCAAATTGCCATCAGTGTAACGTATCCGGGTGCTTCGGCTGATACGGTGAACGATACTGTTGTGCGCCCGATCTTGCAGCAGATGTTCGGGCTGGATCATCTGGAATATATTTCTGCGCAGTCTTACGCATCGGGCCAGATGGAAATTGATCTGACCTTTGCGCAGGGGACAGATCCAGACATTGCTCAGGTGCAGGTTCAGAACAAGCTCCAGCTTGCCCAGCCAAAACTGCCAACAGAAGTGACTGCTCAGGGTTTGAGCATTACCAAGGCGGTTAAGAACTTCATGCTTGTGGTGGCCTTTATTTCCACCGATGGCAGCATGAATGGTGGCGATATTGCAGATTATGTGGCGTCTAATATTTCCGACCCGCTCAGCCGTGTTTCCGGTGTGGGTGATCATACGCTGTTTGGGTCTGAATACTCCATGCGTATCTGGATGGATCCGGCCAAGCTGTTCAACTATGGCCTGACCGTAAGAGATGTTGAAACCGCCATTCAGAACCAAAATATCCAGCTTTCATCGGGTGAGCTTGGTGGTTTGCCTGCAACCAAAGGTATTCGGCTGGATGCCACTATTATTGGCCCGCAGCGCCTGACATCTCCAGAAGAGTTTGAAAGAATTCTGCTGAAAGTGCAGCCCGATGGTTCTCAGGTGCGTATCCGGGATATTGCCAAGGTTGAACTTGGGCCGCAGACCTACAACACCAACTCCTATTATAATAACATGCCGGCTTCTGGCATGGCGCTTAAGCTGGCACCGGGTGCAAACCAGATTGCAACAGAAGCCGCAGTGCGTGCCCAGTTGCATGAGCTGGAACAGTTTTTCCCGCCGGGTTTGAAAACCGTTTACCCGCTGGATACCGAGCCGTTTATTACCCTTTCTATTGGGGAAGTGGTTGAAACGCTGCTGGAAGCCATTGGCCTTGTCTTTTTGGTTATGCTGGTGTTTTTGCAGAACTTCCGCGCCACGCTTATTCCTACCATTGCGGTGCCTGTTGTGCTGCTGGGTACGTTCGGCCTGCTGAATCTTTTGGGCTATTCCATCAACACACTTACCATGCTGGCTATGGTGTTGGCTGTTGGCTTGCTGGTGGATGATGCCATTGTGGTGGTGGAAAACGTTGAACGTGTGATGACGGAAAAGCAGCTTTCCCCGCGTGAGGCTGCCCGTGTTTCCATGGATGAAATCTCTGGCGCGCTTGTAGGTATTGTGCTGGTTCTGTCGGCTGTTTTCCTGCCTATGGCTGCATTTTCTGGTTCTGTCGGGGTTATTTATCGGCAGTTTTCTATCACCATTGTTGCGGCCATGTGGCTTTCTGTGCTGGTGGCGATGGTGCTTACGCCAGCCCTGTGCGCCACTATGCTCAAACCCGGTCAGCATGAAAAAACTAAAGGTCTGGCTGGGTGGTTTAATCGCCATTTTACAAGGCTGACCAATGGTTATCTTGGGGGTGTAAACTACCTTCTGCGGCATTTTATGCTCACAATGGGGGCTTTTGTTCTTATTACAGCGGCTGTGGTTGTTCTGTTTCTCCGGGTTCCCGGTGGCTTTTTGCCGGATGAAGATCAGGGGCTCATTTTTGGGCAGATCACCATGCCGCCCAATGCCCCCATGGAAAAAACAGCCGAGATCAATCATGCTGTTGCAGACTATATTCTTAAGACGGAAGCAGATTCTGTTGAATCCGTTTATTCTGTAAACGGGTTTAACTTTGCCGGGCAGGGCCAGAACTCTGGCGCGTTCTTTATCCGTTTGAAGGATTGGTCTGTCCGCCCGAAAGCATCCCAATCTTCTGCGGCAATTGCCATGCGGATTATGATGCACTTTTGGGGCAGCCCTAAAGCACAGATTCTGGCCTTTAACCCGCCAGCGGTTCTGGAATTGGGGAACGCAACAGGGTTTGACCTTGAGTTGGAAGACCGTGCGCATCTAGGCCACCAAAAATTGCTGGAAGCCCGTAACATGGTGCTGGGCCTGGCTGCCCAGGACCCCAGTCTGTTGGCTGTGCGCCCGAATGGTATGGAAGATGCTGGCCAGTACCATCTGGATATTGACCGGGAAAAAGCAAACGCTCTTGGTGTGACTATTGATGATATCAATACCACTATTGAAGGGGCACTGGGCTCTATTTACGTCAACCAGTTTACGCGCAATGACCGTGTAAAGCAGGTATATATCCAAGGTGTTGCCAGTTCCCGCATGCAGCCGCAGGATCTGGACAAATGGTATATCCGAAACTTCACGAACACGTTGGTGCCGCTGAATGCTTTTGTAAGCGCCCACTGGATTTCTGGTCCGCAGAAGGTTGAAAACTATAATAGCTTCAACGCTTTTGAAATTCTGGGCCAACCGGCTGCGGGTTATAGCTCTGGCCAGGCGCTGGCGACAATTACCAATATCCTGAAAAAACTGCCCGCAGGCATCGGGTATGAATGGACGGGTCTATCTTTTGAGCAGAATGCGTCTGGGTCTTCTACAGGGCCACTTTATGCTCTGGCCATGATCGTTATTCTGCTGTGTCTGGCAGCATTGTACGAAAGTTGGGCCATTCCGCTGGCGGTTTTGCTGGTTATTCCGCTGGGGGTTGTTGGCGCAATTATTGCAACATTAATGCGCGGCTTAGCGAACGACGTCTATTTCCAGGTGGGGCTGCTTACAACAGTTGGGCTGGCAGTTAAGAACGCTATTCTGATTGTTGAGTTTGCCAAAATGGGCTTTGAGCAAGGCAAAACCTTGGAAGAGGCTGTTCTAACGGCTGCGCGGGAACGCTTGCGCCCCATTTTGATGACATCCATTGCCTTTGTGGTGGGGGTATTTCCATTGGCTATCGCATCAGGGGCAGGGTCTGCCGCGCGTGTTGCTATTGGCACGGCTGTAGTGGGTGGTATGGCTTCGGCAACGTTGCTGGCTGTTTATTTTGTGCCTGTGTTCTTTGTGGTTGTTCTTCGGCTTTTCAAGGTGAAGCGCATCAACGAACGCACAGATCCGCATGCCCAGATTATGAATTCTGACGGACACGAGTAAAATTATGACGCATTTTTCCGCATCCCGTCAGTCGCGCCTGTATCGTCAAGTTGCATGTCTTGCAGTGGCAGCCGGGCTTTTGGGTGGCTGCACTATGATACCCAAATACAAGCGGCCACAACCGCCGCTTGCACAAACGTGGGCAGATTATCAGCACACAGATAATGCCATGCTGCAAAAGGCCGCATCTGATATTGGCTGGCGAGACTTCTTTATAGACCCGCGTTTGCAGCAGTTGATTACCATTGCCCTGCGTGAAAACAGAGATATCCGGCAGGCGGCGGCCAGCATTGTAGAAGCGCAGGGGCGTTATGATATCCAGCATGCAGGCTTGTTTCCCAGCATTGGGGCAACTGGTGGGCCAATGTATCAGGCTCCATCTGATGCCGCGGGTTTGAGCTTTGCGCCTGGTTTGGATTCAGCCCAAACAGGTACGGGTATGGCGCGTAATCCGTTCCGTTTTTATCAGGGTGGTATTGGGTTTTCGGCTTATGAAATTGATATTTTTGGCCGCATCCGTTCCCTTAGCCGAGAAGCAGCAGAAGAAACACTGGCCCAGCAGGAAAACTTTAGGGGGGTGACCATCAGCATTATTGCGCAGGTTGCCAACGCATATATTGCGTGGTTGGGTGATAAGCAGGATGTTATACTTGCGCAAAATACGTTGGGAAGCCAGCAAGGCACATTGCAGCTTATCCAAGATAAATATAACCACGGAGAAGCCGATCTGCTGACTGTCAGGCAGGCAGAAACGCAGGTTGCACAAAGTGCTGGCCTGTTGGCTGATTCTCAAAGAAAGGTGGAGCAGGATGAAAACCTTATCAGCTTGCTGATAGGGGCGCCCATTCCTGCTGATTTGCCGCCGCCTTCCAATTTGGGGCAGCAAACTGTTCTGGCGGATGTGCCTGCGGGTTTACCATCAGATTTGCTGAACCGCCGACCTGATATTGTGCAGGCTGAACATGATCTGTTGTCTGCGCAGGCAGATATTGGTGCAGCGCGTGCCGCGTTTTTCCCGCGTATTACACTTACGGCCAGTGATGGTATTTCCAGCTTGCAGTTTCATAAACTGTTTACATCTGCGGCAACCACTTGGGGGGTGAACCCAAACATTCAAATTCCTTTGTGGACGTGGGGGCAAAATTCAGGGAACCTGAAAGCCTCTAAAGCGCGCCGGGATAGCAAAATTACAGCCTACGAAAAAACAGTGCAGACAGCATTCCGAGAAGTTGCTGATGCGCTGGCTGGAAGAAAGGCGTATCTGGATGAGCAGAAGGAAGTAGATGCTTTGGTAAATGCTTCTGGGGATGCATATCGTCTTGCAAAGATGCGTTATGAAGCAGGGATCGATTCCTACTTAACAACGCTGGAATCGCAGAGGGCCTATTTGCAAGCACAGCAAAATCAAATTTCGGTAGATGTATCCAGATATCAGAATCTGGTCACGCTTTATCGTTCACTTGGTGGTGGCTGGAAAGAAAAAGGGTAATTGGATATTTGCAAAAATGGCAAATAAAAAGCCGCCCCAAAGGGCGGCTTTTTACAGCATCAAATGCAGCTTAAAGCAATTAGATTGCTTTAATGCTGACTGCTGATGTCTTGCCGTTACGGCCGGCTTCGAGCTCGTAAGAGACCTGCTGGCCTTCGGTAAGGGTATGCATACCGGCGCGCTCAAGCTCAGAGATATGAACGAACGCGTCCTGTCCCCCATTGTCCGGCTGAATGAAAC includes:
- the eat gene encoding ethanolamine permease; protein product: MGEGSTHLNKSLSTFHLWGIAVGLVISGEYFGWSYGWGTAGTLGFLVATVFVAIMYTAFIFSFTELTCAIPHAGGPFAYSFRALGRWGGLLAGLATLVEFIFAPPAIALAIGAYLNVQFPNLSPKVAALGAYLVFMTLNIVGVHIAATFELFVTIAAIIELLVFMGVVAPAFSWHNFLQNGWGVAPHFGWTAMGGIFAAIPFAIWFFLAIEGVAMAAEEAKDPRRSIPIAYIAGVLTLVSLAFGVMLFAGGVGDWHTLANLNDPLPQAMKAVVGSNSGWLHMLVWLGLFGLVASLHGIIMGYGRQIFALARAGFLPAVLGKLHPRFKTPYTATLAGGSIGIAAIFSDDIISINGQSLTATLVTMSVFGALTMYLLSMISLFRLRLKEPALSRPYRAPLYPVLPAIALLGAIISLVAVIYYNLTIFFIYVGFIAVITCFFMAFSRKSQSDI
- the eutC gene encoding ethanolamine ammonia-lyase subunit EutC; this translates as MIDKKLLSTGPSMPEKRDDWQDLRQFTRARIGLSRSGNAQCTKDVLAFQESHSKARDAVHIPLDIAYLQAEMGDAPIICVSSQAPDRQTYLRRPDLGRKLNGASLEVLPHADWDVVFVAADGLSSIAIQKEALPLYRAMCKRLLGWRIAPLVVATQSRVALGDEIAQTMGAKIVVMMIGERPGLSVADSMGVYLTYAPYVGCPDSSRNCLSNIHTYGLSTSAAADKLTWLMQEAMRLKETGIGLKDSSPENGIIENTPKIS
- a CDS encoding efflux RND transporter permease subunit codes for the protein MSLSRFFIDRPIFAWVISLIIMLVGGLSIFRLPISQYPSIAPPQIAISVTYPGASADTVNDTVVRPILQQMFGLDHLEYISAQSYASGQMEIDLTFAQGTDPDIAQVQVQNKLQLAQPKLPTEVTAQGLSITKAVKNFMLVVAFISTDGSMNGGDIADYVASNISDPLSRVSGVGDHTLFGSEYSMRIWMDPAKLFNYGLTVRDVETAIQNQNIQLSSGELGGLPATKGIRLDATIIGPQRLTSPEEFERILLKVQPDGSQVRIRDIAKVELGPQTYNTNSYYNNMPASGMALKLAPGANQIATEAAVRAQLHELEQFFPPGLKTVYPLDTEPFITLSIGEVVETLLEAIGLVFLVMLVFLQNFRATLIPTIAVPVVLLGTFGLLNLLGYSINTLTMLAMVLAVGLLVDDAIVVVENVERVMTEKQLSPREAARVSMDEISGALVGIVLVLSAVFLPMAAFSGSVGVIYRQFSITIVAAMWLSVLVAMVLTPALCATMLKPGQHEKTKGLAGWFNRHFTRLTNGYLGGVNYLLRHFMLTMGAFVLITAAVVVLFLRVPGGFLPDEDQGLIFGQITMPPNAPMEKTAEINHAVADYILKTEADSVESVYSVNGFNFAGQGQNSGAFFIRLKDWSVRPKASQSSAAIAMRIMMHFWGSPKAQILAFNPPAVLELGNATGFDLELEDRAHLGHQKLLEARNMVLGLAAQDPSLLAVRPNGMEDAGQYHLDIDREKANALGVTIDDINTTIEGALGSIYVNQFTRNDRVKQVYIQGVASSRMQPQDLDKWYIRNFTNTLVPLNAFVSAHWISGPQKVENYNSFNAFEILGQPAAGYSSGQALATITNILKKLPAGIGYEWTGLSFEQNASGSSTGPLYALAMIVILLCLAALYESWAIPLAVLLVIPLGVVGAIIATLMRGLANDVYFQVGLLTTVGLAVKNAILIVEFAKMGFEQGKTLEEAVLTAARERLRPILMTSIAFVVGVFPLAIASGAGSAARVAIGTAVVGGMASATLLAVYFVPVFFVVVLRLFKVKRINERTDPHAQIMNSDGHE
- a CDS encoding cold-shock protein; translated protein: MATGTVKWFNPTKGFGFIQPDNGGQDAFVHISELERAGMHTLTEGQQVSYELEAGRNGKTSAVSIKAI
- the qhpR gene encoding AraC-like transcriptional regulator QhpR, with amino-acid sequence MICDLTARYIFLTFHNKAGCRSHSRFKQRIAMSPLPAFSASGVMAAAASGAEGFITNHGGDIDRIAGRAGLAPGKLALPTDMLNLNAYCRLFTEAAKETQNGNLGLWFGQQFQPQTLGLIGFVALLSPTVKDAIHNLATHFIYHQSCTHTRLVRQGNLLRLEYAITDPTITERRQDAELTLGMFCNVLRYALGPTWQPEEVHFAHAQPEQAHEHQDAFQATIRFDRPTNALIFRDVGLECAMPDAQPHTLEIVKASLISLSRNGYSTPHPHISFKEHVLLALEEILPEGGHLTQLSARLNMPVWTLQRRLAYLGISYSDLVETTRYKQACVFLQQPENDISQIARLLGYSETSAFSRAFRKWSGVSPRTWRQQYMPAPSFI
- a CDS encoding ethanolamine ammonia-lyase subunit EutB, with amino-acid sequence MVYRCILGGETYSFDDLKTLLAVASSERSGDQLAGVAAQSDVQRIAARYALADLPLQTFLDVALVPYEEDEVTRLIMDTHDKAAFAPLAHMTVGQFRDWLLSHEADTATLAAVAAGITPEMAAAVSKLMRNQDLMSVARKIRVITGFRNTIGLEGCLSSRLQPNHPTDDLKGIAASTLDGLLYGMGDAVIGINPATDSVANGMALLDMLDHARQRYDIPTQTCVLTHVTNTLEIMNKGGAVDLVFQSIAGTQKANEGFGINLSILAEAQDAAIGLKRGTVGQNVMYFETGQGAALSANAHHGMDQQTAEARAYAVARAYNPLLVNTVVGFIGPEYLYDGKQIIRAGLEDHFCAKLLGVPMGCDACYTNHAEADQDDMDNLMVLLGAAGITFLIGVPGADDVMLNYQSLSFHDILTLRNLLGLKPAPEFATWLEQMELYNGKHNRMRELAPGQTRLGQLVGAV
- a CDS encoding efflux transporter outer membrane subunit, translating into MTHFSASRQSRLYRQVACLAVAAGLLGGCTMIPKYKRPQPPLAQTWADYQHTDNAMLQKAASDIGWRDFFIDPRLQQLITIALRENRDIRQAAASIVEAQGRYDIQHAGLFPSIGATGGPMYQAPSDAAGLSFAPGLDSAQTGTGMARNPFRFYQGGIGFSAYEIDIFGRIRSLSREAAEETLAQQENFRGVTISIIAQVANAYIAWLGDKQDVILAQNTLGSQQGTLQLIQDKYNHGEADLLTVRQAETQVAQSAGLLADSQRKVEQDENLISLLIGAPIPADLPPPSNLGQQTVLADVPAGLPSDLLNRRPDIVQAEHDLLSAQADIGAARAAFFPRITLTASDGISSLQFHKLFTSAATTWGVNPNIQIPLWTWGQNSGNLKASKARRDSKITAYEKTVQTAFREVADALAGRKAYLDEQKEVDALVNASGDAYRLAKMRYEAGIDSYLTTLESQRAYLQAQQNQISVDVSRYQNLVTLYRSLGGGWKEKG
- a CDS encoding efflux RND transporter periplasmic adaptor subunit — protein: MKREVSSLTHAAVVGVLIGLSGCDQKASAPEMPPQSVQIQVMKKQSVAVHTSLPGRTDAFEIAQVRPQVTGVIEKRLFREGADVVAGQQLYQIDPSRYKAVYDTARGQLAEAQAAEVTARAKLNRYRGLVQSHAISQQDYDDALAAEKEAQGRILNAQGQVESAQVNLGYTKMYAPISGRISRTLITVGALVTANQTDNTAIITRLDPIYVDVNLPAITLLRLKRELAEGRIQRQEDGKVPVQVTLEDGSAYEHIGQMALSEVNVDTATATVIVRAIMPNPDKLLLPGMYVHAQLDEGVDPAALVVPQDAVTRNTHGDPQVWVVKPDNTVDLRQITTGQTVGANWIVTSGLKEGERIVVEGLQKVTPGAKVDPHEEASQPAAKATSPVDQNSQKSQ